A window from Candidatus Polarisedimenticolia bacterium encodes these proteins:
- a CDS encoding aspartate kinase: MVVMKFGGTSLAGALQIRQVGSIVKRFARSRPVVVVSAMAGVTDELIALAGGSVDGLPREVGRRLDRLHRRHRREARLLGLSDGSHSRLEREIDALFTELEGVCHGVLLLRELSRRSLDLISSFGERLSALIVTDHLKRLGLRAQFVDAREQIVTDESHGAAVVDFEVTNRRIRKGLLPGIRAGVVPVVTGYIGRTRSGATTTLGRSGSDYTAAILGGGLRAKEVWIWKEVDGVCTADPKVVKNARVVERISYQEAAEMAHYGAEVIHPKTMLPVRRAGIPIRIKNTFKPDAPGTLITSRPAGRGTAPLLVSSIDGMALVTVEGTGIFGQPGMILRLLTPVALAGTNIYMISMSSSEYNISFAIMQGDLEKTMKALEKDFRDRGLLGEQVARITVERDMCSIAVVGAGMKGQQGIAGRVFSSLGDAHVNVVAIAQGSSEYNITVVIKGRDMKRGVRAIHDRLNVGRAALRRGRRTALRLVGTRGR, from the coding sequence ATGGTCGTGATGAAATTCGGGGGGACGTCGCTGGCCGGCGCCCTCCAGATCCGGCAGGTCGGATCGATCGTCAAGCGGTTCGCGCGCTCCCGGCCCGTCGTCGTGGTCTCCGCCATGGCGGGGGTCACGGACGAGCTGATCGCCCTGGCCGGGGGATCGGTCGACGGCCTGCCGCGCGAGGTCGGCCGCCGTCTCGATCGCCTGCACCGTCGGCACAGGCGGGAGGCGCGTCTCCTCGGGCTGAGCGACGGATCCCATAGCCGCCTGGAGCGCGAGATCGACGCGCTGTTCACGGAGCTCGAGGGGGTCTGCCACGGCGTCCTGCTCCTGCGCGAGCTGAGCCGGCGCTCCCTCGATCTGATCTCCTCGTTCGGCGAGAGGCTGTCGGCGCTCATCGTCACCGACCATCTGAAGCGGCTCGGCCTGCGAGCCCAGTTCGTCGACGCGCGCGAGCAGATTGTGACGGACGAGAGCCACGGCGCCGCCGTCGTCGACTTCGAGGTCACCAACCGGAGGATCCGGAAGGGCCTGCTGCCGGGGATCCGCGCCGGGGTGGTGCCGGTGGTCACCGGATACATCGGCCGGACGCGCAGCGGGGCGACCACCACCCTGGGCCGCAGCGGCTCGGATTACACCGCGGCGATACTCGGGGGCGGTCTCAGGGCGAAGGAGGTCTGGATCTGGAAGGAGGTGGACGGCGTCTGCACCGCCGATCCGAAGGTCGTGAAGAACGCCCGCGTCGTGGAGCGCATCTCCTACCAGGAGGCCGCCGAGATGGCGCACTACGGCGCCGAGGTGATCCATCCGAAGACGATGCTCCCGGTGCGCAGGGCCGGGATCCCGATCCGGATCAAGAACACCTTCAAGCCGGACGCTCCGGGGACGCTCATCACCAGCCGCCCGGCCGGGCGCGGCACGGCGCCCCTTCTCGTCAGCAGCATCGACGGCATGGCTCTGGTCACCGTCGAGGGGACCGGGATCTTCGGCCAGCCGGGGATGATCCTGCGGCTCCTGACCCCGGTCGCCCTGGCCGGAACGAACATCTACATGATCTCGATGTCGTCCTCGGAGTACAACATCTCGTTCGCCATCATGCAGGGCGATCTCGAGAAGACCATGAAGGCGCTGGAAAAAGATTTCCGCGACCGCGGGCTTCTGGGGGAGCAGGTGGCGCGCATCACGGTGGAGCGCGACATGTGCTCGATTGCCGTGGTCGGCGCCGGCATGAAGGGCCAGCAGGGGATCGCCGGGCGCGTCTTCAGCTCCCTGGGGGACGCCCACGTCAACGTGGTGGCGATCGCCCAGGGATCGTCCGAGTACAACATCACGGTGGTGATCAAGGGGCGCGACATGAAGCGGGGCGTGCGCGCCATCCACGATCGCCTCAACGTCGGTCGCGCCGCGCTCCGGCGCGGCCGCAGGACGGCGCTGCGGCTGGTCGGGACCCGGGGCCGCTGA
- the asd gene encoding aspartate-semialdehyde dehydrogenase, protein MSADRRIPVAILGATGAVGQRFVQLLDGHPWFRVSALAASERSAGQRYAQAARWFLPHPIPDWARDMEVVPCLPGLDARVAFSGLDASVAGPIEEEFARAGCAVVSNSRNHRMDPDVPLLIPEVNAEHLELIEAQKAKWRGGGFIVTNPNCSTVGLALSVAPLHRAFGIRRLVVATLQAISGAGYPGVSSVDILDNVIPYIGGEEEKMESETAKILGTSRAAATFAVSAHCHRVQVSDGHTLAVSVETERRATPDEAARVLREFRSPLQSLDLPSLPERPILVRDEPDRPQPRFDRMAGSGMSVTVGRVRACPVFGLKYEALVHNTIRGAAGVAILNAELLKAKGYL, encoded by the coding sequence GTGAGCGCGGACAGGCGGATTCCGGTGGCGATCCTGGGAGCGACGGGGGCGGTCGGGCAGAGGTTCGTCCAGCTGCTCGACGGGCACCCCTGGTTCCGCGTGTCGGCCCTGGCCGCTTCGGAACGTTCGGCCGGGCAGCGTTACGCGCAGGCGGCCCGCTGGTTCCTGCCGCACCCGATTCCGGACTGGGCGCGCGACATGGAGGTCGTCCCGTGCCTTCCCGGGCTCGACGCGAGGGTGGCGTTCTCGGGGCTCGACGCGTCGGTCGCCGGCCCGATCGAGGAGGAGTTCGCGCGCGCCGGCTGCGCGGTGGTGAGCAACTCGCGCAACCACAGGATGGACCCGGACGTGCCGCTCCTCATCCCCGAGGTCAACGCCGAACACCTCGAGCTGATCGAGGCGCAGAAGGCCAAGTGGCGCGGCGGCGGGTTCATCGTCACCAACCCGAACTGCTCGACCGTCGGCCTGGCGCTCTCGGTGGCGCCGCTCCACCGGGCCTTCGGGATCCGGCGCCTGGTGGTGGCGACCCTGCAGGCCATCTCCGGCGCCGGATATCCCGGCGTGTCCTCGGTGGACATCCTCGACAACGTCATCCCGTACATCGGCGGCGAGGAAGAGAAGATGGAATCGGAGACCGCCAAGATCCTCGGGACGTCCCGGGCCGCCGCGACCTTCGCGGTCAGCGCGCATTGCCACCGCGTGCAGGTCTCGGACGGGCACACGCTGGCGGTCTCGGTCGAGACGGAGCGGCGGGCGACCCCGGACGAGGCGGCGCGCGTGCTGCGCGAGTTCCGCTCGCCGCTCCAGTCCCTGGATCTCCCGAGCCTGCCGGAGCGGCCGATCCTCGTGCGCGACGAGCCGGACCGCCCCCAGCCGCGCTTCGACCGGATGGCGGGAAGCGGGATGAGCGTGACGGTCGGGCGGGTGCGGGCCTGCCCGGTGTTCGGTCTCAAGTACGAAGCCCTGGTCCACAACACCATCCGGGGGGCGGCGGGGGTTGCGATCCTGAACGCCGAGCTCCTGAAAGCGAAGGGGTACCTGTGA
- a CDS encoding homoserine kinase: MNGHPEEGWVKVFAPASIANLGPGFDSLGVALEGLGDVVQARRTDRPGVALVEMTGEKESIPTDPAKNCAGRAAESVLKQLKGKAAKEAGLEMKLHKGLPQGSGLGSSAASAVGGAVAAHLLFGSALGSNTLLEAALEGEVLASGGRHADNLAASLLGGFTIVRSHAPIDVIRLELPSAMRFVVVLPGMEIETRFARSVLPEMIPLKDAKSNWANVAALVAAVARGNLPDFGRAVDDQVVEPVRSKLIPGFADVKRAALEAGAFGCSISGAGPSLFAVATAETAEKVAVAMHAAFQRHGLPSRHFVCPPDNRGARRLD, from the coding sequence GTGAACGGGCATCCCGAGGAGGGCTGGGTCAAGGTCTTCGCCCCGGCGTCGATCGCGAACCTCGGGCCCGGGTTCGATTCGCTCGGCGTGGCGCTCGAGGGTCTCGGCGACGTGGTGCAGGCGCGCAGGACCGACCGGCCGGGGGTCGCCCTCGTCGAAATGACCGGCGAGAAGGAGAGCATTCCGACCGACCCGGCGAAGAACTGCGCCGGGCGCGCCGCCGAATCGGTCCTCAAGCAGCTCAAGGGGAAGGCGGCGAAGGAGGCCGGCCTGGAGATGAAGCTGCACAAGGGGCTGCCGCAGGGGAGCGGCCTGGGCTCGTCGGCTGCCAGCGCCGTCGGCGGCGCCGTCGCCGCGCACCTCCTGTTCGGCTCGGCGCTCGGCAGCAACACGCTCCTGGAGGCGGCCCTCGAAGGGGAGGTCCTGGCGAGCGGCGGCCGGCACGCCGACAATCTGGCGGCGTCGCTTCTCGGCGGGTTCACCATCGTGAGGAGCCACGCGCCGATCGACGTCATCCGCCTGGAGCTCCCCTCGGCGATGCGCTTCGTCGTCGTCCTGCCGGGCATGGAGATCGAGACGCGCTTCGCCCGATCGGTCCTGCCGGAGATGATTCCGCTCAAGGACGCCAAGAGCAACTGGGCCAACGTCGCCGCCCTGGTCGCGGCGGTGGCGCGCGGCAACCTGCCCGATTTCGGCCGCGCCGTCGACGACCAGGTGGTGGAGCCGGTCCGTTCGAAGCTGATCCCCGGGTTCGCCGACGTGAAACGGGCGGCCCTCGAGGCCGGAGCGTTCGGCTGCTCGATCTCGGGCGCCGGCCCGTCCCTGTTCGCCGTGGCGACCGCAGAGACCGCCGAGAAGGTGGCGGTCGCGATGCACGCCGCCTTCCAGCGCCACGGCCTTCCCAGCCGCCATTTCGTCTGCCCCCCGGACAACCGGGGCGCGCGACGGCTCGACTGA
- the thrC gene encoding threonine synthase, translated as MASLRCIGCGRDYPLGEIRYECEACSGLLEVAHDLDRLKRERDGAAWRRLFDSRLGATAGIHRSGVWRYHELVLPELRANQIVTRPEGNTNLYRSTRLERESGTASVHIKHEGENPTLSFKDRGMSAGVSFARSIGVDLVACASTGDTSAAMAAYAAQAEGMRGVVVLPRGKISVEQLSQPIASGALTVSLPADFDTCIRLLREVCRRRPVYLLNSVNPVRIEGQKSIAYETAQQLGWEPPDWVVVPVGNAGNISAIGKGFFDLHELGVIDRVPRLLGAQPEAAAPLARAHREGYRERVRVKAGETAASAIRIGDPVSYDKAVAAVRRSRGAFLSASETEIMDAKALVDATGVYICPNSATAVAGFLKARRDGTIAAGDRVVIIATAHGCKFSQATIDYHGGRLDGVVPARANRIIEMEADAGALERFLASSAGAASGKVGP; from the coding sequence ATGGCGTCGCTGCGCTGCATCGGCTGCGGGCGAGACTATCCTCTCGGCGAGATCCGCTACGAGTGCGAAGCCTGCTCGGGCCTGCTCGAGGTGGCGCACGACCTCGACCGCCTCAAGCGGGAGCGCGACGGGGCCGCGTGGCGGCGCCTGTTCGACTCCCGCCTGGGGGCGACGGCGGGGATCCACCGGAGCGGCGTCTGGCGCTACCACGAGCTGGTCCTCCCCGAGCTGCGGGCGAATCAGATCGTGACCAGGCCGGAAGGGAACACCAACCTCTACCGCTCGACCCGGCTGGAGCGGGAGTCCGGGACCGCCTCGGTGCACATCAAGCACGAGGGGGAGAACCCGACCCTGTCGTTCAAGGACCGGGGGATGAGCGCCGGCGTGTCGTTCGCGCGCTCGATCGGGGTCGACCTCGTGGCCTGCGCGTCGACCGGCGACACCTCCGCCGCGATGGCGGCGTACGCCGCCCAGGCGGAAGGGATGCGCGGCGTCGTGGTCCTGCCCCGGGGAAAGATCAGCGTCGAACAGCTGTCCCAGCCGATCGCCTCCGGCGCCCTCACCGTCTCGCTGCCGGCCGACTTCGACACCTGCATCCGCCTGCTGCGGGAGGTCTGCCGGAGACGCCCGGTCTATCTTCTCAACTCGGTCAACCCGGTGCGCATCGAGGGGCAGAAGTCGATCGCCTACGAGACGGCGCAGCAGCTCGGCTGGGAGCCGCCCGACTGGGTCGTCGTCCCGGTGGGCAACGCCGGGAACATCTCGGCCATCGGCAAGGGGTTCTTCGACCTGCACGAGCTCGGCGTCATCGACCGGGTGCCGCGTCTCCTGGGGGCGCAGCCCGAGGCGGCCGCCCCCCTGGCGAGGGCGCACCGGGAAGGATACCGGGAGCGGGTGAGGGTGAAGGCGGGCGAGACGGCGGCGAGCGCCATCCGCATCGGCGATCCGGTGTCCTACGACAAGGCGGTCGCCGCGGTGCGCCGATCGCGCGGGGCGTTCCTGTCCGCCTCCGAGACGGAGATCATGGACGCCAAGGCGCTGGTCGATGCGACCGGCGTCTACATCTGCCCCAACTCCGCGACCGCCGTCGCCGGCTTCCTGAAGGCGCGCCGGGACGGCACCATCGCGGCGGGCGACAGGGTGGTGATCATCGCCACGGCCCACGGCTGCAAGTTCAGCCAGGCCACGATCGATTACCATGGAGGGCGCCTGGACGGCGTCGTGCCGGCCCGGGCGAACCGGATCATCGAGATGGAGGCGGACGCGGGGGCCCTCGAGCGCTTCCTGGCCTCGTCGGCCGGCGCCGCTTCCGGGAAGGTCGGCCCATGA
- a CDS encoding CBS domain-containing protein: protein MTTRKNSRKRAGRTVRRSASRRRPVRSAGPRFLARDLMTRSPITVRADMRVGALCDLLQEKNINGAPVVDADGRLVGVVTQEDIIYGSMGSPAPDGSAGPVRSGDEAMDPQSGKGRPSRRVVSVLRGRILQAAPPAPLRSGEKPFWAEHRSPDPMEQPVRSIMTSPAISAEEDTPVTDVCRIMWSLRIHRVPVLRKGKVTGLVSSMDLCRAVLEGKIKI, encoded by the coding sequence ATGACCACGCGCAAGAACAGCAGGAAGAGAGCGGGGCGGACCGTCCGCCGCTCGGCGTCCCGGCGCCGGCCGGTGCGAAGCGCCGGCCCGAGGTTCCTGGCCCGCGACCTGATGACGCGCTCGCCGATCACCGTGCGCGCGGACATGAGGGTCGGGGCGCTCTGCGACCTCCTCCAGGAAAAGAACATCAACGGCGCCCCGGTGGTCGACGCGGACGGGCGGCTCGTCGGCGTGGTCACCCAGGAGGACATCATCTACGGCTCGATGGGGAGTCCGGCCCCCGACGGCAGCGCCGGCCCGGTCCGCTCCGGCGACGAGGCGATGGACCCCCAGTCCGGGAAGGGGCGCCCGTCCCGGCGCGTCGTGTCCGTGCTGCGGGGCAGGATCCTGCAGGCCGCCCCGCCGGCCCCGCTGCGAAGCGGCGAGAAGCCGTTCTGGGCGGAGCACCGATCGCCCGACCCGATGGAGCAGCCGGTGCGCAGCATCATGACGAGCCCCGCGATCTCCGCCGAGGAGGACACGCCGGTGACCGACGTCTGCCGGATCATGTGGAGCCTCAGGATTCACCGCGTGCCGGTCCTCCGGAAGGGGAAGGTCACCGGCCTCGTCTCGTCCATGGATCTCTGCCGCGCCGTCCTCGAGGGGAAGATCAAGATCTGA
- a CDS encoding pitrilysin family protein, with translation MSDIRKETFENGLVMITEPMRTLRSVAVGVWMKRGSRHETVDQNGISHFIEHLLFKGTETKTAQDIALIVDSVGGQMDAFTTKEYTCFYFKVLDDHLDIAVDLLSDIVRHPKFVPAEIEKERKVIFEEIKMVDDTPDELVYDIFSASFWRGHPLGRPIQGTIASVSGMQLDMLTRFFRESYQPANLLVTAAGNLDHERLAGAIRRAFEPIKNTAAPVAVSAPSPTATVVIREKKELGQLHLCLGVPCFGAAPGRRYQEYVLNTLLGGTMSSRLFQHIREERGLAYSVFSSVNSFLDSGNLLVYAATSPESGREVVQLIVDEFRILKDKPVGDGELKMAKDHLKGSLMLSLESSSSRMSNLARQEFYYGRQFTVSEILEGVDSVTRDDVLDLSREIFDASRCTLAVLGQTKDLEMEKVGLSF, from the coding sequence ATGAGCGACATCCGCAAGGAGACTTTCGAGAACGGCCTGGTGATGATCACCGAGCCGATGCGCACGCTGCGCTCGGTCGCGGTCGGGGTGTGGATGAAGCGCGGCTCGCGGCACGAGACCGTGGACCAGAACGGCATCTCGCACTTCATCGAGCACCTCCTGTTCAAGGGGACCGAGACCAAGACCGCCCAGGACATCGCGCTCATCGTCGATTCGGTGGGCGGCCAGATGGACGCCTTCACGACCAAGGAGTACACCTGCTTCTACTTCAAGGTCCTGGACGACCACCTCGATATCGCGGTCGACCTGCTGTCGGACATCGTGCGGCACCCGAAGTTCGTGCCGGCCGAGATCGAGAAGGAGCGCAAGGTCATCTTCGAAGAGATCAAGATGGTGGACGACACGCCCGACGAGCTGGTGTACGACATCTTCAGCGCGTCGTTCTGGCGCGGGCACCCTCTCGGCCGGCCAATCCAGGGGACCATCGCGTCGGTGTCCGGGATGCAGCTCGACATGCTGACGCGCTTCTTCCGGGAGTCCTACCAGCCGGCGAACCTGCTGGTGACGGCGGCCGGCAACCTGGATCACGAGCGCCTGGCCGGCGCCATCCGCCGCGCCTTCGAGCCGATCAAGAACACCGCGGCCCCGGTCGCGGTCAGCGCCCCCTCGCCGACCGCCACCGTCGTGATACGCGAGAAGAAGGAGCTGGGCCAGCTGCACCTCTGCCTCGGCGTGCCGTGCTTCGGGGCCGCGCCGGGGCGGCGCTACCAGGAATACGTCCTGAACACGCTCCTGGGGGGGACCATGTCCTCGCGACTGTTCCAGCACATCCGCGAGGAGCGCGGCCTGGCCTACTCCGTCTTCTCGTCGGTCAACTCGTTTCTCGACAGCGGGAACCTCCTGGTGTACGCGGCGACCTCCCCGGAGTCCGGGCGCGAGGTCGTGCAGCTCATCGTCGACGAGTTCCGGATCCTGAAGGACAAGCCGGTCGGCGACGGCGAGCTGAAGATGGCCAAGGATCATCTCAAGGGAAGCCTGATGCTGTCGCTCGAGAGCAGCAGCAGCCGGATGTCGAACCTGGCGCGCCAGGAGTTCTACTACGGCCGCCAGTTCACGGTGAGCGAGATCCTCGAGGGGGTCGACTCGGTCACGCGGGACGACGTCCTCGACCTGTCGCGCGAGATCTTCGACGCCTCGCGCTGCACCCTCGCCGTCCTCGGCCAGACGAAGGACCTCGAGATGGAGAAGGTCGGCCTGAGTTTCTGA
- a CDS encoding energy transducer TonB, producing MRSRRIGLAILPLMILAPPAEAWSDASPQSLPKGLSVHEDRRARETTFRPAHDSWTLYDFRIYPVLRLDAKGTRSLLLHVSRQGDKRIGIKSLQVRVDGVSRALAPKRSEIKVDAYGCRVTETALLEGQDDLIRAIAVGREVDVDVVGVDGPQSFRLTPEEIGSFVRIVALRDADSLPEPEKPPADPVRGREGLTNPRIIRESKVMPEFPVLARGRMATGKVTLHAVVHPDGTAEVLDVFKSSARYCGFEQAAIDAVRQWRYVPGREDGKPTDFYFTVDIDFQWK from the coding sequence GTGCGCTCACGACGGATTGGCCTTGCCATCCTTCCCCTGATGATCCTCGCCCCTCCGGCCGAAGCGTGGTCCGACGCGAGCCCACAGAGCCTTCCTAAGGGTCTCTCCGTCCATGAGGACCGGCGAGCCAGGGAGACCACGTTCCGGCCGGCCCACGACTCGTGGACACTGTACGACTTCAGGATCTACCCGGTCCTGCGCCTCGACGCGAAAGGCACTCGGTCATTGCTCCTGCATGTCAGCCGGCAGGGAGACAAGCGGATCGGGATCAAGTCACTCCAAGTCCGGGTGGATGGGGTCAGCCGTGCGTTGGCTCCGAAACGTTCCGAGATCAAAGTCGACGCCTACGGCTGCCGCGTCACCGAGACAGCGCTTCTCGAAGGCCAGGACGATCTCATCCGGGCGATCGCGGTGGGGCGGGAGGTCGACGTCGACGTTGTGGGGGTCGACGGTCCGCAGTCCTTTCGGCTGACTCCCGAGGAGATCGGGAGCTTCGTCCGCATCGTCGCGCTCCGCGACGCCGACTCCTTGCCGGAGCCTGAGAAGCCACCGGCCGACCCGGTGCGCGGGAGGGAGGGACTGACCAACCCCCGGATCATCCGCGAGTCGAAGGTGATGCCCGAGTTTCCGGTCCTGGCGCGCGGCAGGATGGCCACGGGGAAGGTGACCCTGCACGCCGTCGTGCATCCGGATGGTACGGCCGAGGTGCTGGACGTATTCAAGTCGTCGGCACGATACTGCGGCTTCGAGCAGGCCGCGATCGACGCCGTCAGGCAGTGGCGGTATGTCCCGGGCAGGGAGGACGGCAAGCCCACGGACTTCTATTTCACCGTCGACATCGATTTTCAGTGGAAATGA
- the dut gene encoding dUTP diphosphatase, with amino-acid sequence MTRTEDESLVRIARTAENPDLPLPAPATAGSAGLDLRACVREPVVLQPGRRALIPTGFSIALPPGLEGQVRPRSGLALRQGLTMLNSPGTIDADYRGEIAVVAVNLGQEPVTICRGDRIAQLVIAPVSRARLVEADELPPTGRAGGGFGHTGRT; translated from the coding sequence ATGACTCGCACGGAGGACGAATCACTGGTCCGGATCGCCCGCACGGCGGAGAACCCGGACCTGCCGCTGCCGGCCCCCGCCACGGCGGGAAGCGCCGGGCTGGATCTGCGCGCCTGCGTCCGGGAGCCGGTGGTGCTGCAGCCGGGGCGGCGGGCCCTCATCCCGACCGGGTTCTCCATCGCCCTGCCGCCCGGGCTCGAGGGGCAAGTGCGGCCGCGCAGCGGACTGGCGCTGCGACAGGGGCTGACCATGCTGAACTCCCCCGGAACGATCGATGCGGACTACCGGGGGGAGATCGCGGTCGTCGCCGTGAACCTCGGACAGGAGCCGGTCACCATCTGCCGCGGGGACCGGATCGCCCAGCTGGTCATCGCGCCGGTGTCCCGGGCGAGGCTGGTCGAGGCGGACGAGCTGCCCCCGACCGGGCGCGCCGGCGGCGGCTTCGGGCACACGGGCAGGACCTGA
- a CDS encoding MBL fold metallo-hydrolase, whose protein sequence is MRVAVLGSGSAGNATCIEADGTRLLLDAGFSCRELGARLRAVGVEPHRLDGLLVTHEHADHVRGAALFSKTYRVPLYCTPATFRAAGLQKAGPYGHGAHAHHAVEPGASFVVGGMTVEAFPVPHDAVETVGYTVSCDGVRFGYATDLGHDPEPVRRGLDDCDLLMLESNHDVGMLREGPYPMVVKERVLGRHGHLDNETAAALLCDVATGRTGRVILAHLSRTNNRPELALKAARREFDRRGRRSPDLHPAGQAGPSPWFEV, encoded by the coding sequence ATGCGGGTGGCGGTTCTGGGGAGCGGCAGCGCCGGGAACGCGACCTGCATCGAGGCGGACGGGACGCGGCTCCTGCTCGATGCCGGGTTCTCGTGCCGCGAGCTGGGGGCGCGGCTGCGTGCGGTCGGCGTCGAGCCGCACCGGCTGGACGGCCTCCTGGTCACCCACGAGCACGCCGATCACGTCCGCGGGGCGGCGCTGTTCTCGAAGACCTACCGGGTGCCGCTGTACTGCACGCCGGCCACGTTCCGCGCCGCGGGGCTCCAGAAGGCCGGGCCGTACGGGCACGGTGCCCACGCCCATCACGCGGTCGAGCCCGGCGCCTCGTTCGTCGTGGGGGGGATGACGGTGGAGGCGTTTCCCGTGCCGCACGACGCGGTCGAGACGGTCGGCTACACGGTGTCGTGCGACGGGGTGCGCTTCGGCTACGCGACCGATCTGGGACACGACCCGGAGCCGGTGCGCCGGGGCCTCGATGACTGCGATCTGCTGATGCTGGAATCGAACCACGACGTCGGCATGCTCAGGGAGGGGCCGTACCCCATGGTGGTCAAGGAGCGCGTCCTCGGACGGCACGGCCACCTCGACAACGAGACGGCGGCCGCCCTCCTGTGCGACGTGGCGACCGGCCGGACCGGCCGGGTGATCCTGGCGCACCTGAGCCGCACCAACAACCGTCCCGAGCTGGCGCTCAAGGCGGCGCGCCGCGAGTTCGATCGCCGCGGGCGGCGATCGCCGGACCTGCACCCGGCCGGCCAGGCCGGGCCGTCCCCCTGGTTCGAGGTCTGA
- the purB gene encoding adenylosuccinate lyase: MIPRYSRPEMTRIWEDERKFQRWLDVELAVCDALADRGLIPKQAAANIRARARFDVKRVKEIEAAVQHDVIAFINNVAENVGPDAWYIHLGLTSSDVVDSAQALQMIEAAELLVKGLEGLAAAIKKRAFEHKDSVMVGRTHGVHAEPMTFGLKLALWHSEVRRSIDRLAAARRRVAVGKLSGAVGTFAHIDPDVEAAALGSLGLEPVPIASQVVQRDRHAEYLSALAIAATSIEKFATEIRHLQRTEVGEVEEPFGAGQKGSSAMPHKRNPIACEQMSGLARMVRGYLHVALENIPLWHERDISHSSAERIILPDATILLDYMIHRFTRVVSGMVVHPEAMRRNLDQSGGLIFSGTVLLELARKGVTRDDAYGWIQRAAMAARDGKGDFRTLLGKDPDIAARLKAEDLDRCFDLRHHLRHVDTLFKRAFGQA, translated from the coding sequence ATGATCCCGCGCTACTCCCGCCCCGAGATGACCCGCATCTGGGAGGACGAGCGCAAGTTCCAGCGCTGGCTCGACGTCGAGCTGGCGGTCTGCGACGCCCTCGCCGACCGCGGCCTGATCCCCAAGCAGGCGGCGGCCAACATCCGCGCCCGGGCGCGCTTCGACGTGAAGCGCGTCAAGGAGATCGAGGCGGCCGTCCAGCACGACGTCATCGCCTTCATCAACAACGTCGCGGAGAACGTCGGCCCGGACGCCTGGTACATCCATCTCGGCCTCACCAGCAGCGACGTGGTCGATTCCGCCCAGGCCCTGCAGATGATCGAGGCGGCCGAGCTCCTGGTCAAGGGGCTGGAGGGGCTGGCGGCCGCCATCAAGAAGCGCGCCTTCGAGCACAAGGACTCTGTCATGGTCGGCCGGACGCACGGGGTGCACGCCGAGCCGATGACCTTCGGCCTGAAGCTGGCGCTCTGGCACAGCGAGGTGCGCCGCAGCATCGACCGCCTGGCGGCCGCCCGGCGGCGGGTGGCGGTCGGCAAGCTGTCGGGGGCCGTCGGCACCTTCGCGCACATCGACCCCGACGTCGAGGCTGCGGCGCTCGGGTCCCTGGGGCTCGAGCCGGTGCCGATCGCCTCGCAGGTCGTGCAGCGCGACCGGCACGCCGAGTACCTGAGCGCGCTGGCGATCGCCGCGACGTCGATCGAGAAGTTCGCCACCGAGATACGCCACCTGCAGCGCACCGAAGTGGGGGAGGTCGAGGAGCCGTTCGGCGCCGGACAGAAGGGCTCCTCCGCCATGCCGCACAAGCGGAACCCGATCGCCTGCGAGCAGATGAGCGGACTGGCGCGCATGGTGCGCGGCTACCTGCACGTGGCGCTGGAGAACATCCCGCTGTGGCACGAGCGGGACATCTCGCACTCGTCCGCCGAGCGGATCATCCTGCCGGACGCCACCATCCTGCTCGACTACATGATCCACCGCTTCACGCGCGTGGTCTCCGGCATGGTGGTCCACCCCGAGGCGATGCGACGCAACCTCGATCAATCGGGCGGTCTCATCTTCTCGGGCACGGTGCTGCTCGAGCTGGCCCGCAAGGGCGTGACGCGCGACGATGCCTACGGCTGGATCCAGCGGGCGGCGATGGCCGCCCGGGACGGCAAGGGGGACTTCAGGACGCTCCTCGGGAAGGACCCCGACATCGCCGCCCGGCTCAAGGCGGAGGACCTCGATCGGTGCTTCGATCTCAGGCACCACCTGCGCCACGTGGACACTCTGTTCAAGCGGGCGTTCGGGCAGGCGTAG